One Huiozyma naganishii CBS 8797 chromosome 5, complete genome DNA segment encodes these proteins:
- the MIL1 gene encoding Mil1p (similar to Saccharomyces cerevisiae YFL034W; ancestral locus Anc_8.32), whose protein sequence is MSEKGDDDAEGLGLQLRELKVSKLLHEDDSAADAEPKVVEARDVGGTSGDAAADSDSDSDSDSDSDTGQWKTVPTVASYDVYNEKGELELRTYDSNNPLPQLEHPSHPQPQQSQHKNTFDYTKVAAEQQAQRSYLTNKKTDFLFDHKKIMQMRDNTDQDQGTRSPQEISASPSVADFYDEYEDDVERADDLSPESQLDITKFLLNDMEKIAYVSAISILANQMCTELATLCLCVDIKAHKRLANRLQFTQRDMAAWKTIVLERLYQHLNVSEEEIKMVEQLSVHQIQLSDLVKCLRTTQNIENPWEHEETKDSEQTAETNDKADDEENGTNQSPETKGEDESLETSITGEKEDSKEEPQETSSIGHKQDSKEETQEVANSIETRSGSAHTEGKDEETLTPTDDASTRPIKEQSPKILDPDSIKDQQRLNVDVAWTIICDLFLILVQNSAYDSRSRTLLIRFAEALGIKNVEICEFERRVTDSLDMEQSTDEQTWDEQDHMKDRRKRKKRRKLCYVGIAMVGGSLVLGLSGGLLAPVIGAGIAAGLSTIGVTGATGFLTGVGGTTVVALSSTAIGANIGARGMSKRMGSVRTFEFRPLHNNRRLNLIISVSGWIIGNEDDVRLPFSTVDSVEGDLFSLYWEPEMLKSTGQTINIVASEVFATTIQQVLGATILTAFISAVQWPMALSKLGYILDNPWNVSLDRAWSAGLILADTLMTRNLGKRPITLVGFSLGSRVIYSCLIELCKKKALGLVENVFIFGTPVVRNKEQLVMARSVVSGRFVNGYSDKDWVLAYLFRATSGGFKAVMGISTASDVEGVEDFNCTELVAGHMAYRKNMPKILKALGVTVMNDEFVEIEETMDPVEAKRQRKLVHDVDAAQKKLSKRKKRNSWVPGWIKPKKSKWQTILEETVEDQDVEDQTSVDSTDKRKKKPQDNAIVDHGALMHELEVLKKAIHEDALKNQSTGEPMETVSEYNGMSLAEYRESSEELSSTNASDVAINSSTPKPAANSRMPGTPSTRVTAKAPSTPNSFQLLTAGRTILPEDEDMKRSKKPMEFAFPDDI, encoded by the coding sequence ATGTCAGAGAAGGGTGACGACGATGCAGAGGGGTTGGGACTGCAGCTGCGGGAGTTGAAAGTGTCGAAGCTTCTGCATGAGGACGACAGTGCGGCGGATGCAGAGCCGAAGGTTGTAGAGGCAAGGGACGTGGGGGGAACCTCAGGAGATGCTGCCGCGGATTCGGACTCAGATTCGGACTCGGATTCAGACTCAGATACTGGACAGTGGAAGACAGTGCCGACAGTTGCGTCGTACGACGTGTACAACGAGAAGGGTGAGCTGGAGCTGCGAACTTACGATTCCAATAACCCGCTGCCACAGTTGGAGCACCCGTCACACCCACAACCGCAGCAATCGCAACACAAGAACACTTTCGACTACACAAAAGTGGCCGCAGAACAGCAGGCGCAGAGGTCGTACCTcaccaacaagaagacgGATTTCCTCTTCGACCACAAGAAGATCATGCAGATGAGGGATAACACGGACCAAGACCAAGGTACGAGGAGTCCGCAGGAGATCTCTGCGTCTCCGAGCGTGGCTGATTTCTACGACGAGTACGAAGACGACGTCGAAAGAGCAGACGACCTGAGCCCCGAGTCGCAACTCGATATCACGAAATTCCTCCTAAACGACATGGAGAAGATCGCATACGTCAGCGCGATCAGCATCCTTGCAAACCAGATGTGTACAGAACTTGCGACATTGTGTCTCTGCGTAGACATCAAGGCGCACAAGAGGCTTGCAAACAGACTGCAATTCACCCAGAGAGATATGGCAGCGTGGAAGACTATCGTGCTGGAAAGACTATATCAGCATTTAAACGTCAGCGAAGAGGAGATTAAGATGGTTGAGCAACTCTCGGTACATCAGATCCAACTGTCGGACTTGGTCAAGTGCCTACGGACAACGCAGAATATAGAAAACCCTTGGGAACACGAGGAAACAAAGGACTCTGAGCAAACTGCGGAGACAAATGACAAAGCggatgacgaagaaaatgGAACAAACCAATCACCCGAGACGAAGGGCGAAGACGAGTCCTTAGAGACAAGCATAACTggagagaaagaagacTCAAAGGAGGAGCCCCAAGAAACAAGCTCAATTGGTCACAAACAAGACTCAAAGGAAGAGACACAAGAAGTGGCAAACAGTATCGAGACGAGATCCGGATCTGCCCACACTGAAGGCAAAGACGAAGAAACTTTGACTCCGACAGACGATGCATCAACACGGCCCATCAAAGAACAGTCCCCAAAAATCCTGGATCCAGATAGTATAAAGGACCAGCAGCGTCTCAATGTGGACGTAGCTTGGACCATTATCTGTGACCTGTTTTTGATACTCGTGCAAAACTCAGCGTACGACTCCAGGTCGCGCACCTTGCTTATCAGGTTCGCCGAGGCGCTCGGAATCAAAAACGTCGAGATCTGCGAGTTTGAAAGGAGGGTCACCGACTCGCTAGACATGGAACAGTCTACAGACGAACAAACATGGGATGAGCAGGATCACATGAAGGATAGAAGGAAGCGCAAGAAACGCAGAAAACTATGTTACGTTGGTATCGCTATGGTCGGAGGATCGCTTGTTTTGGGGCTCAGTGGCGGGCTGCTGGCACCCGTCATCGGTGCCGGTATCGCAGCAGGGCTGTCCACTATAGGTGTCACGGGGGCCACTGGGTTCCTGACCGGTGTAGGTGGTACTACTGTGGTCGCACTTTCGAGCACGGCAATTGGTGCTAATATTGGTGCCAGGGGTATGTCCAAGAGAATGGGCAGCGTCAGGACCTTTGAATTCCGGCCGTTACATAACAATCGTCGACTGAACCTGATAATCAGTGTCTCCGGCTGGATTATTGGTAACGAGGATGATGTCCGTTTGCCATTCTCTACTGTAGACTCTGTGGAAGGTGATTTGTTCTCGTTATATTGGGAACCAGAGATGCTGAAGTCTACTGGTCAAACGATCAACATTGTCGCAAGCGAAGTGTTTGCAACCACGATTCAGCAGGTACTAGGTGCCACAATTTTGACCGCTTTCATCTCGGCGGTCCAATGGCCCATGGCATTATCAAAACTGGGCTACATCCTGGATAACCCATGGAATGTCTCCCTAGACAGAGCATGGTCTGCAGGGTTGATCCTTGCAGACACACTTATGACCAGAAATTTGGGTAAGAGACCAATAACCTTAGTGGGATTTTCGCTAGGTTCCAGGGTCATATACTCATGTTTGATTGAACTTTGCAAGAAGAAAGCATTAGGCTTGGTCGAAAACGTATTTATATTTGGCACACCCGTAGTGCGAAATAAGGAGCAGTTGGTTATGGCAAGATCCGTGGTAAGCGGTAGATTTGTAAATGGCTACTCTGACAAAGACTGGGTATTAGCGTACCTGTTTCGCGCAACATCTGGAGGATTTAAAGCTGTCATGGGGATATCCACTGCTAGTGATGTAGAAGGTGTCGAGGACTTTAACTGTACAGAACTGGTTGCGGGACATATGGCCTATCGTAAGAATATGCCCAAAATATTGAAGGCATTAGGGGTCACTGTCATGAATGATGAGTTCGTAGAAATTGAGGAAACTATGGATCCAGTGGAAGCTAAGAGACAGAGGAAACTGGTCCATGATGTCGATGCAGCACAAAagaaactttcaaaaaggaagaagCGCAACAGCTGGGTACCCGGGTGGATAAAACCAAAGAAGTCCAAATGGCAGACGATCTTGGAAGAGACTGTGGAAGATCAAGATGTCGAGGATCAAACATCTGTTGACTCTACCGATAAACGCAAGAAAAAACCACAGGACAATGCAATCGTTGATCACGGCGCCCTGATGCATGAACTGGAGGTGCTGAAAAAAGCCATACATGAGGATGCGCTAAAAAATCAGTCTACTGGAGAGCCCATGGAAACTGTTTCCGAGTACAACGGAATGTCGTTAGCGGAATATCGTGAAAGTTCTGAAGAACTGTCGAGTACTAATGCCTCGGACGTGGCAATAAATTCATCAACGCCGAAACCCGCTGCCAACTCGAGAATGCCGGGAACACCCAGTACACGCGTAACTGCAAAGGCACCTTCTACGCCGAATAGTTTCCAACTCTTAACGGCGGGTAGAACCATTCTTCCTGAAGATGAAGACATGAAAAGGAGTAAAAAGCCGATGGAATTTGCGTTTCCTGATGATATATAA
- the FRS1 gene encoding phenylalanine--tRNA ligase subunit beta (similar to Saccharomyces cerevisiae FRS1 (YLR060W); ancestral locus Anc_8.33): MPTVTVNKQQLYDLLGKNYSNNEFDELCFQFGVELDEDTTEEALKNGEEPEFKIDIGANRYDLLCIEGIAQSLNEYLGRCETPKYTLTAPTTELYVDPSTEQVRPYAAAAILRDIHFDEKSYASFIALQDKLHSNICRNRSLVAMGTHDLDSIKGPFHYRGVTPKDIKFTPLNQTQEFTGDKLIEFYKTPEQKNNIGRFVHIIEDSPVYPVIYDYEDNVCSLPPLINSERSKISMDTRNVFIELTATDKTKLEIVLNQLVAMFSRYSSKQFSIEPVKIVSEHNGQSRLTPNLDDRTMDVSMKYINSALGLQLSADEIIKYIKKLSLHGTQSSTDSDILTVSIPITRPDILHPCDIMEDAAIGYGYDNLPKGEKLSNANFIASALPINKVADVFRIASSQASWLEVMALTLCSHDENFSFLRTKDDGSKVVKLANPKTLEYQVVRTTLLPGLLKTVKENRKHSLPIKVFECGDVVFKNLALERKSYNERHWGAIYVGKNSGFEVIQGLLGKIMQTFRTQWIADYGAESTGRGYWIEQDDSLTTYFEGRGARVLFRSKEGSEPQVIGHLGVLHPEVMKNFDILHAASYVELNAEVFL, encoded by the coding sequence ATGCCTACCGTTACAGTTAATAAACAGCAATTGTACGACCTTTTGGGTAAAAACTACTCGAACAATGAGTTTGACGAACTCTGTTTCCAGTTTGGTGTTGAATTGGACGAAGACACCACTGAAgaagctttgaagaacggtgAAGAACCTGAATTCAAAATAGATATTGGTGCCAACCGTTACGATCTTTTATGCATTGAGGGGATTGCCCAATCTTTGAACGAATATTTGGGTAGATGCGAAACTCCTAAGTACACACTTACCGCACCAACTACGGAGTTGTACGTTGACCCATCCACCGAGCAGGTCAGACCATACGCGGCAGCAGCCATTTTGAGAGATATTCACTTTGACGAAAAATCCTATGCCTCGTTCATTGCGCTGCAGGATAAGTTGCACTCTAATATATGTAGAAATAGAAGCTTGGTCGCTATGGGTACCCATGATTTAGACTCCATCAAAGGACCGTTCCATTATCGTGGTGTTACTCCAAAAGACATCAAATTTACTCCACTAAACCAAACTCAGGAATTCACTGGTGACAAGCTGATTGAGTTTTACAAGACTCCagaacaaaagaacaacatTGGCCGTTTTGTTCATATTATTGAGGACTCCCCTGTTTACCCAGTCATCTATGATTATGAAGATAATGTTTGTTCCTTGCCACCGCTGATTAATTCGGAGCGTTCAAAAATTAGTATGGACACGCGCAATGTTTTCATTGAGCTTACTGCCACTGACAAAACCAAGCTAGAAATTGTGCTAAACCAACTGGTTGCTATGTTTTCCCGCTACTCTTCCAAGCAATTCTCTATTGAGCCAGTCAAGATTGTGTCAGAACACAACGGTCAATCAAGATTAACTCCAAACCTAGACGACAGAACAATGGACGTTTCAATGAAGTACATCAACTCCGCTTTAGGTTTACAACTATCTGCTGATGAAATCATCAAATACATCAAGAAACTTTCTTTGCACGGCACTCAGTCCAGCACAGACAGTGATATTTTGACCGTTTCGATCCCAATTACCAGACCAGATATTCTTCATCCTTGTGATATTATGGAAGATGCTGCGATCGGTTACGGTTACGACAACTTACCAAAGGGTGAGAAGTTATCCAACGCCAATTTCATAGCGTCTGCTCTACCAATCAACAAAGTAGCTGATGTTTTTAGAATAGCGTCATCGCAGGCTTCGTGGTTGGAGGTCATGGCCCTGACTTTATGTTCACACGACGAAAACTTCAGCTTCCTGAGAACCAAAGATGATGGATCCAAGGTTGTCAAGTTAGCCAATCCAAAAACTTTGGAATATCAAGTTGTCAGAACCACTTTGTTGCCAGGGTTGCTTAAGACTGTCAAGGAAAACAGAAAACACTCTTTGCCAATCAAGGTTTTTGAATGTGGCGATGTCGTTTTCAAGAATCTTGCGTTGGAGAGAAAGTCCTACAACGAACGCCATTGGGGTGCTATCTACGTTGGGAAAAACTCAGGTTTTGAAGTTATTCAAGGTTTATTGGGCAAGATAATGCAAACTTTCAGAACCCAATGGATTGCGGACTATGGTGCTGAATCCACGGGTAGAGGCTACTGGATCGAACAGGATGACTCTTTGACAACTTACTTTGAAGGCAGAGGAGCAAGAGTTTTGTTCAGATCTAAGGAAGGTTCAGAGCCTCAAGTGATCGGACATTTGGGTGTTCTGCACCCTGAGGTTATGAAGAACTTCGACATTTTGCACGCAGCATCATACGTTGAGTTGAATGCAGAAGTGTTCTTGTAA
- the KNAG0E03170 gene encoding uncharacterized protein, producing the protein MWESSHLGGPNSTLFKEFEEMDQWRNKAMAYKTMNMRSLYKAVSENYTIVNHWDEFSKLDKCALMFSKLGETTPDWHTRMIYDEFESYEATNAVLELTMELLRLYDYCFLKVDDDGEAGSPPLDIIEVFKEIPEQEDGEMLPEVFNQRMFPFFHWNDSRLLWPNVYNMSRGIGAHLNESLLPLPHIGNKTIKEFNSNFWSSWTKYSSGRGLITTMKSDDIVLYEKQMRILKEFDNKLPLQVITTGSEMRDEFVKQLQIIAEIHNQEIYLVDLSDIIDRRFVNDKIDRFKHKFLSVLFNTFEEAIFMDVDAVPFVETTEFFEIQAYKDTGMYLYRDRSLDEGGEGNCRPLMRQLEPSFAESRLLNNRLKFDLLWAIEHNGMSTKYMTSEEAVFKNMYVYGRRHHIESGLMVINRRKQMAGLIGAMLFGLSNSGSKCSWGDKEFFWLGNLYAGKDYAVNPMEGGIVGYLKEDPGNNFKKTICGTQLAHVDEFDRLMWTNGGLRTCKFRNDAGKDFSENKDHFTSHYKDVKEYQKIQDSHIDMQGVIIPDMKRDSWSRKPECRGYTHCASAVDNRDHPDESYGTLIAFDWDKVFSYNEIAKIWAEDIEIKDPAVRAEEERKKKEEEEKKKEEEKRKKEEEEKKKKEEEERKRKQEEEKKKKEEEERKKKEEEEKRKKKEQEELNRQREEKERKQAEEEKERKQAEEEKERKQAEEDRKKLEGGTLSGEDAQKKDEQTEKPKSGDGNNQS; encoded by the coding sequence ATGTGGGAGTCTTCCCATCTTGGCGGTCCTAACAGCactctgttcaaagaatttgaagagatggaTCAGTGGAGGAACAAAGCAATGGCGTACAAGACGATGAACATGCGGTCGCTGTACAAGGCTGTCTCGGAGAACTACACCATTGTGAACCATTGGGACGAGTTTTCCAAACTGGACAAGTGCGCATTGATGTTTTCGAAACTCGGCGAGACAACACCAGATTGGCACACGCGGATGATCTATGATGAGTTCGAGTCCTATGAGGCAACGAACGCGGTCCTGGAACTCACGATGGAACTGCTCAGGTTGTACGATTACTGTTTCTTGAAAGTTGACGACGACGGAGAGGCGGGCAGCCCGCCTCTCGATATCATCGAGGTGTTTAAAGAGATCCCAGAACAGGAGGACGGTGAAATGCTTCCCGAGGTGTTTAATCAAAGGATGTTCCCCTTTTTCCACTGGAACGATTCGAGACTGCTTTGGCCAAACGTGTACAACATGTCCCGCGGGATAGGCGCACACTTGAACGAGTCGCTTCTTCCACTGCCACATATCGGGAACAAGACAATCAAGGAATTCAACTCTAATTTCTGGTCCAGTTGGACAAAATACTCCTCTGGGAGGGGACTCATCACCACGATGAAGTCGGACGATATCGTCCTCTACGAGAAGCAGATGCGTATCCTTAAGGAGTTCGACAACAAACTGCCCCTACAGGTGATCACCACTGGGTCAGAGATGAGAGATGAATTTGTCAAGCAACTGCAGATCATTGCTGAGATTCACAATCAGGAAATATACCTCGTCGATTTGTCCGATATCATCGACAGAAGGTTTGTCAACGACAAGATCGATAGATTCAAACACAAGTTTCTATCTGTACTATTCAACACTTTCGAGGAAGCCATCTTCATGGACGTCGACGCAGTACCCTTTGTTGAAACGACcgagttcttcgagatACAGGCTTACAAGGACACGGGGATGTACCTGTATAGGGACAGGTCCCTCGACGAGGGCGGTGAGGGCAACTGCCGTCCCCTAATGCGTCAACTCGAACCCTCATTTGCGGAGTCTCGCCTGTTGAACAACCGTCTCAAGTTCGACCTCCTCTGGGCCATCGAACATAACGGGATGTCCACAAAATACATGACCTCAGAGGAGGCAGTGTTTAAAAACATGTACGTGTATGGGAGACGCCACCACATCGAATCCGGTCTGATGGTCATTAACCGTAGGAAGCAGATGGCAGGGCTCATCGGCGCGATGTTATTTGGGCTGAGCAACAGTGGTAGCAAGTGCTCTTGGGGTGACAAGGAGTTTTTCTGGCTCGGGAACTTGTACGCCGGTAAGGACTATGCTGTGAACCCAATGGAGGGTGGGATAGTCGGATATTTGAAGGAGGACCCAGGTAACAATTTTAAGAAAACGATCTGTGGTACGCAATTGGCGCACGTAGACGAGTTCGACAGATTGATGTGGACCAACGGTGGTTTGAGGACTTGTAAGTTTAGAAACGACGCTGGGAAGGATTTCAGCGAGAACAAGGACCATTTCACCAGTCACTACAAGGACGTGAAAGAGTACCAGAAAATCCAGGATAGTCACATCGACATGCAAGGTGTAATCATCCCAGACATGAAGAGGGACTCGTGGTCGCGGAAACCTGAGTGCAGAGGGTATACACACTGTGCGTCTGCTGTGGACAACAGAGACCACCCGGACGAAAGTTACGGTACTTTGATTGCCTTCGATTGGGACAAGGTGTTTTCGTACAACGAGATTGCCAAGATTTGGGCCGAGGATATCGAAATTAAGGACCCTGCGGTAAGagctgaagaggaaaggaaaaagaaggaggaagaggaaaagaagaaagaagaggaaaagaggaagaaggaggaagaagagaagaagaagaaagaagaggaggaaaggaagaggaaacaggaagaggaaaagaagaagaaagaagaggaagaaaggaagaagaaagaggaggaggaaaagaggaaaaagaaggaacaagaggagCTGAATAGGCAACgtgaggagaaggagaggaaacaagctgaagaggagaaagagaggaaacaagctgaagaggagaaggagaggaAACAGGCGGAGGAAGACCGTAAGAAACTCGAAGGGGGAACCCTTAGTGGCGAAGACGCCCAAAAGAAGGATGAGCAGACGGAAAAGCCAAAGAGTGGCGACGGGAACAACCAGTCGTAG